One stretch of Fretibacterium sp. OH1220_COT-178 DNA includes these proteins:
- a CDS encoding class I SAM-dependent methyltransferase: MVEFHPKIQNLEESGVATLSGIVAEGTGDYYARKLNAARLEEVYRTRLSRVRQYLEAEIAFARGFLSGRERVLELGAGYGRIMRELAPFSASILGVELSEDSAAFGKEYLKDVPNAELRVMDAHQIGFAPEFDLVLCLQNGLSAMKGDPMNLVRRALSVLRPGGRAVFSSYSPKFWAHRLAWFREQAEKGLLGEIDEERTGDGIIVCADGFLATTFSAADLRALGEAAGCAFRLEEVDESSVFLVAGGS, from the coding sequence ATGGTGGAGTTTCATCCGAAAATCCAAAATCTTGAGGAGAGCGGGGTGGCGACGTTGTCGGGCATCGTAGCGGAAGGAACCGGCGACTATTACGCGCGGAAGCTGAATGCGGCCAGGCTGGAGGAGGTCTATCGGACGCGGCTGTCGAGGGTCCGTCAGTATTTGGAGGCGGAAATCGCCTTCGCGCGCGGCTTCCTGAGCGGGCGCGAGAGAGTGCTGGAATTGGGGGCCGGGTACGGACGCATCATGAGAGAGCTTGCGCCCTTCTCGGCGTCAATCTTGGGCGTGGAGCTCTCGGAGGATTCCGCGGCCTTCGGGAAGGAGTATCTGAAGGACGTTCCCAACGCCGAGCTGCGGGTGATGGATGCGCACCAAATCGGTTTCGCCCCCGAGTTCGACCTGGTGTTGTGCCTGCAGAACGGTCTGTCCGCCATGAAGGGGGATCCTATGAACCTGGTGCGGCGGGCTCTGTCCGTTCTGCGGCCCGGGGGCAGGGCTGTTTTCAGCAGCTACAGCCCGAAGTTCTGGGCGCACCGTCTGGCGTGGTTCCGGGAACAGGCGGAGAAGGGGCTGCTTGGGGAGATCGACGAGGAGCGGACGGGAGATGGTATCATTGTGTGCGCGGACGGGTTCCTGGCCACGACCTTTTCCGCGGCCGACTTGAGAGCGCTTGGGGAGGCCGCCGGGTGCGCCTTCCGGTTGGAGGAGGTCGACGAGTCGAGCGTGTTCCTCGTCGCCGGAGGGTCGTGA
- a CDS encoding YjiH family protein has translation MFKFVCYSLFGLFMFFCPLSLWGKTTIPVDHIISYITRELSSGAKLYILLVMYVGAVLPFVRRNWDKDGITQFFTIAKVFGAAAGTALYFGVAPAWLARPDFGPFLYDKLATPVGLVIPIGSVFLAFLACFGLMEFTGVLMTPVMRPLFKTPGRSAIDAVASFVGSYSIALLITNGVYRQGKYSAREAAVIATGFSTVSATFLLIVAKTLGMMDYWAVYFWVAMGVTFAVTAITARLWPLSSMPDAYFTGERVRDPERGGSLFSQAWQAGIETAASVDPLPKLVWDNFRAGLNMAFSVIPSIMSVGLLGLVLAEYTPLFDWAGYVFYPFFRLFGVSQAMLAGKAAAVSLPEMFLPAILAAKTGTPLLKFVIAVVSISEILFFSASIPCIMGTDIPLSLRDILVIWFERVVLSIVITIPIAMLLGFADVIPG, from the coding sequence TTGTTCAAATTTGTCTGCTACAGTCTGTTCGGCCTCTTCATGTTCTTTTGCCCCCTGTCCCTCTGGGGCAAGACCACCATCCCGGTGGATCACATCATCAGCTACATCACCCGGGAGCTCTCGTCGGGGGCGAAGCTCTACATTCTTCTGGTGATGTACGTCGGGGCGGTGCTGCCCTTCGTCCGCAGGAACTGGGACAAGGACGGGATCACGCAGTTCTTCACGATCGCCAAGGTCTTCGGCGCCGCGGCGGGGACCGCACTCTACTTCGGCGTGGCTCCGGCATGGCTGGCCCGCCCCGATTTCGGCCCCTTCCTCTACGACAAGCTGGCGACCCCCGTGGGGCTGGTGATCCCCATCGGCTCGGTCTTCCTGGCGTTCCTGGCCTGTTTCGGGCTGATGGAGTTCACGGGGGTGCTCATGACCCCGGTGATGCGCCCCCTCTTCAAAACCCCCGGGCGCTCCGCCATCGATGCGGTGGCCTCGTTCGTGGGCAGCTACTCCATAGCGCTGCTCATAACGAACGGCGTCTATCGTCAGGGCAAGTACTCCGCGCGGGAGGCGGCCGTCATCGCCACGGGGTTCTCCACCGTGTCCGCGACGTTCCTGCTGATCGTCGCCAAGACGTTGGGGATGATGGATTATTGGGCCGTCTACTTCTGGGTGGCCATGGGGGTCACCTTCGCCGTGACCGCGATCACCGCCCGCCTCTGGCCGCTCTCCTCCATGCCGGACGCCTACTTCACAGGGGAGCGCGTCCGGGATCCCGAACGAGGCGGGAGCCTGTTCTCCCAGGCCTGGCAGGCGGGGATCGAGACGGCGGCCTCGGTGGATCCGCTGCCCAAACTGGTTTGGGACAACTTCCGTGCCGGGCTGAACATGGCCTTCAGCGTCATCCCCTCCATCATGTCCGTCGGATTGCTGGGGCTGGTTCTGGCGGAGTACACGCCCCTGTTCGACTGGGCCGGCTACGTCTTCTACCCGTTCTTCAGGCTGTTCGGCGTCTCCCAGGCGATGCTCGCCGGGAAGGCTGCGGCGGTGAGCCTGCCGGAGATGTTCCTTCCCGCGATCCTCGCGGCCAAGACCGGGACCCCGCTTCTGAAGTTCGTCATCGCGGTGGTCAGCATATCGGAGATCCTGTTCTTCTCCGCCAGCATCCCCTGCATCATGGGGACCGACATCCCGCTCTCGCTGCGCGATATCCTGGTGATCTGGTTCGAGCGCGTCGTGCTCAGCATCGTCATCACCATCCCCATCGCCATGCTGCTGGGGTTTGCGGACGTGATTCCGGGGTAG
- a CDS encoding bifunctional metallophosphatase/5'-nucleotidase, with protein MEKWMRLFGMSLLFSVLWLNSADAKDRTVALYSINHLQSQLLPIEVGEQRVRRFLGGLSQAAGVVQRDREKYDNSIFFTTGEVLAGKLWRYFRGEPEMRALLEAGVAVNTLGKHEFDYGVGYLKTALSYNDLPIVISNIVTQDPVLLSRLRKTLILDAGSVRVGFFGLLSPRVMRTTAKPEGVSFDPDLNTIARAMVEELRKEGAELIVLLSGLYESENIALAESVAGVHVISGCGIPEKGQRDLFYVTGPDGGQTAVTWSGERAQFVGRLQVVLSGGKLDEKRTNWKLLPVGDRTSPHHKVLETATKYEQKLAQSLGRVIGRAERIIDARKKTLRNGEAPIGNFIADGIRWKVSADVALLNGGGIRSDRIYPAGDVKEQVLAELLPYGDRLCSLTLTGRDLRWALEVSASALVGAHEKDFNPDVRLHSGSFLQVSGLQVVYDLTAPPTLMKDGFVETLGSRLKSLSVLRDGEWREVRDDETYTVAVSSWMAGGGGGGKYTVLRDAPRVDVDCLDTEAFIEYFKVACRGRAALQRDGRITVTGR; from the coding sequence GTGGAAAAATGGATGCGTCTTTTCGGCATGTCGCTGTTGTTCTCCGTCTTATGGCTGAACTCGGCGGACGCCAAGGATCGTACCGTGGCGCTTTATTCGATCAATCACCTGCAGAGCCAGCTTCTGCCCATCGAGGTGGGCGAGCAGAGGGTGAGGCGGTTTCTCGGAGGCCTGTCTCAGGCTGCCGGGGTGGTTCAGAGGGACAGGGAGAAGTACGACAACTCCATTTTTTTCACGACGGGGGAGGTCCTGGCGGGGAAGCTGTGGCGCTATTTTCGCGGCGAACCCGAGATGCGGGCGCTCCTGGAGGCGGGGGTTGCCGTCAATACCCTGGGAAAGCACGAATTCGACTACGGCGTGGGTTATCTGAAGACGGCGCTCTCCTATAACGATCTTCCCATAGTCATCTCGAACATCGTCACTCAGGACCCCGTACTCCTGTCGAGATTGAGGAAGACCTTGATTCTCGACGCCGGGTCCGTACGGGTCGGTTTCTTTGGGCTGCTCTCTCCCAGGGTGATGAGGACGACCGCGAAGCCGGAGGGGGTGTCCTTCGATCCCGATCTGAACACGATCGCCCGTGCGATGGTCGAAGAGCTCCGCAAGGAGGGGGCGGAGTTGATCGTCCTGCTCAGCGGCCTTTACGAGAGCGAGAACATTGCCCTTGCCGAGTCGGTGGCGGGCGTGCACGTCATTTCGGGCTGTGGCATTCCCGAAAAGGGCCAGCGCGACCTCTTTTACGTCACGGGGCCGGACGGAGGGCAGACCGCCGTGACGTGGAGCGGGGAACGCGCTCAGTTCGTGGGGCGGCTGCAGGTCGTCCTCAGCGGCGGCAAGCTCGATGAAAAACGGACGAATTGGAAGCTGCTGCCCGTGGGCGACCGGACGTCGCCACACCACAAGGTGCTGGAGACGGCCACGAAGTACGAGCAAAAATTGGCCCAATCCCTCGGCAGGGTCATCGGCAGGGCCGAACGCATCATAGACGCCAGAAAGAAGACGCTCAGGAACGGCGAGGCCCCGATCGGAAATTTCATCGCGGACGGCATTCGCTGGAAGGTGAGCGCGGATGTCGCCCTATTGAACGGCGGAGGGATCCGCAGCGACAGGATCTATCCGGCGGGCGACGTCAAGGAACAGGTTCTGGCGGAGCTGCTGCCTTATGGAGATCGGCTTTGCTCCCTTACCCTGACGGGCAGGGATCTGAGATGGGCGCTCGAGGTATCGGCCTCGGCCCTCGTCGGTGCGCACGAGAAGGATTTCAATCCGGACGTAAGGCTCCATTCGGGATCCTTTCTGCAGGTCTCCGGGCTTCAGGTCGTTTACGATCTTACGGCTCCTCCCACTTTGATGAAGGACGGGTTCGTCGAGACCCTGGGCAGCCGCCTGAAATCCCTGTCCGTTTTGAGGGACGGAGAGTGGAGGGAGGTGCGGGACGACGAGACCTACACCGTTGCCGTGTCCTCCTGGATGGCGGGGGGCGGGGGCGGGGGCAAGTACACCGTGCTGCGGGATGCTCCACGCGTCGATGTGGACTGTCTGGACACCGAGGCCTTCATCGAATATTTCAAGGTCGCCTGTCGGGGCAGGGCGGCGCTGCAGAGGGACGGCCGTATTACGGTGACCGGACGTTAG
- a CDS encoding nuclear transport factor 2 family protein: MTPAERVRALWSDMAQRKWDALPFHFLPDAQISWPNTGERFTAEEFGALNAAYPGRWDITVERLETMPSLAISVVRVRSEDRRTSFHAVSFFELEGDKIRRLTEYWGEDGPPPQWRRTHLP; encoded by the coding sequence ATGACGCCGGCCGAACGCGTCAGGGCGCTGTGGTCGGACATGGCCCAACGGAAATGGGACGCCCTGCCGTTCCATTTTCTCCCGGATGCCCAGATCTCTTGGCCCAACACGGGCGAGCGCTTCACGGCCGAGGAGTTTGGCGCTCTGAACGCCGCCTATCCCGGACGCTGGGACATCACCGTCGAACGCTTGGAAACCATGCCGTCGCTGGCAATATCGGTCGTCCGGGTCCGATCGGAGGATCGAAGGACCTCGTTCCACGCCGTATCCTTCTTCGAGCTCGAGGGAGACAAGATTCGAAGGCTGACGGAATATTGGGGCGAGGACGGCCCCCCGCCGCAATGGAGGCGGACCCACCTGCCCTGA
- a CDS encoding Nramp family divalent metal transporter — protein MNSTNGTAPAKTKSAFRNLVESYGPGLIVAATVFGAGSIIVASRAATTAGYTFLWAILLAACFMVLFTRMAAKIGCSSGKSMLDQIASLYGRPLALLFGIACFATCTGFQAGNNINTGLALNALFPFLGTNAWILISFGGIMFLYWSSRNFYQLLEKAMMLLVLIMLLCFFGNVFFFLPQIRGSELLRSLLPSRVAHWQLVVSLSATTFSIVGAASQSYFVQSKGWKRDYLAKANRDASVGIAILTAITCIILITAASVLPLGAQITNVPSIAALLKPLLGNFASILFILGFFAAAFSSALANAVIGATFLADSMGLGKGIDDFWVKFLASLITALGMAVGLIFGSNPIQLTIMAQGSTVIGAPLVAGVILLLSNHPKVVGTDKNRRAVNLVASLAVVWLLFLSVNQLLLWAGIRL, from the coding sequence CAAAGACAAAGAGCGCGTTCAGAAATCTGGTCGAATCCTACGGCCCCGGCCTCATCGTGGCGGCGACGGTGTTCGGCGCCGGAAGCATCATCGTGGCGTCCCGGGCCGCCACCACCGCCGGCTACACCTTTTTGTGGGCCATCCTTCTCGCGGCCTGTTTCATGGTGCTCTTCACCCGAATGGCCGCAAAAATCGGGTGCAGCTCCGGAAAAAGCATGCTCGATCAGATCGCCTCTCTCTACGGACGGCCGCTCGCCCTCCTCTTCGGGATCGCCTGCTTCGCCACCTGCACCGGCTTTCAGGCGGGCAACAACATCAACACGGGCCTCGCGCTGAACGCGCTCTTTCCGTTCCTCGGCACCAACGCCTGGATCCTGATCAGCTTCGGCGGAATCATGTTCCTCTACTGGAGCTCCCGCAATTTTTACCAGCTTCTGGAAAAGGCCATGATGCTGCTGGTCTTGATCATGCTGCTCTGCTTCTTCGGCAACGTCTTTTTCTTCCTGCCCCAGATACGCGGTTCGGAGCTGCTGCGCTCCCTTCTGCCCAGCAGGGTGGCACACTGGCAGCTCGTCGTATCCCTCTCCGCGACGACCTTCAGCATCGTCGGGGCGGCCAGCCAAAGCTACTTCGTGCAATCGAAGGGCTGGAAGAGGGATTATCTGGCCAAGGCCAACCGGGACGCGAGCGTGGGCATCGCAATCCTCACCGCCATCACCTGCATCATCCTCATCACGGCCGCCAGCGTCCTTCCCCTGGGCGCTCAGATCACCAACGTCCCCAGCATCGCCGCGCTCCTGAAACCCCTCCTGGGCAACTTCGCCAGCATCCTCTTCATCCTGGGCTTCTTTGCCGCGGCCTTCTCCTCCGCCCTCGCCAACGCCGTCATCGGCGCCACCTTCCTGGCGGACTCAATGGGGCTGGGCAAGGGCATCGACGACTTCTGGGTCAAATTTCTGGCCAGCCTGATCACGGCTCTGGGGATGGCCGTGGGCCTGATCTTCGGCTCCAACCCCATACAGCTCACGATCATGGCTCAGGGGTCGACCGTCATCGGCGCCCCCCTCGTCGCCGGGGTCATCCTCCTGCTCTCCAACCACCCCAAGGTCGTCGGAACGGACAAAAACCGTAGGGCCGTGAACCTCGTCGCCTCCCTGGCCGTTGTCTGGCTCCTTTTCCTCTCCGTCAATCAGCTTCTCCTGTGGGCGGGCATCAGGCTGTAG